Proteins from a single region of Fervidobacterium thailandense:
- a CDS encoding sugar transferase has translation MKNLSVKGLIKYGEGNEKSGGVKILILVSLLTVYTIFFTVTKNILIATFASVIWVITAYAFRTFEFDALESLNEQLVRILVSSFFSGMFILLPELTDTPNFSGKQILKGLLYTYFATPFLNYVLYNFLFLRLSKPRHYLVIGRKEEEVGRILDEITEKSRGKIVFEEFLNPSPAVLKVKLDNFNDILVADFELYKRVKHILEPYKSSKKIEYLSDLSEKILRRIPLEVVDRFREYYEIEFENAKESPTKRILDMFGAILGLVFFAPIILIAAVAILIEDGPPVVFKQLRVGKNNKEFMIVKLRSMKKQTDGQARFADQEKDRILKIGKIIRPTRIDEALQFWNILKGDMSLVGPRPEQIPFVREFEQKIPYYSYRHKLKPGLTGWAQIMYQYSSTLEEVKRKLEYDLYYIKNRSTLMDLRIILQTIEAVFWRRGAK, from the coding sequence AGGTTTGATAAAATATGGTGAGGGCAATGAGAAAAGCGGGGGTGTTAAAATTTTAATCCTTGTAAGCCTGTTGACCGTGTATACCATCTTCTTTACTGTTACTAAGAACATCCTAATAGCAACTTTTGCATCGGTCATTTGGGTGATAACAGCATACGCGTTTAGAACATTCGAGTTTGATGCCCTTGAGAGCCTCAACGAACAGTTGGTTAGAATCTTAGTTTCATCGTTTTTTTCAGGCATGTTCATTCTTTTACCAGAGCTTACAGATACCCCAAACTTCTCGGGAAAACAGATTTTGAAAGGACTTCTTTACACTTATTTCGCCACTCCCTTCTTAAATTACGTACTCTACAATTTCCTCTTCTTGCGTCTTTCAAAGCCAAGACATTATTTGGTGATTGGTAGAAAAGAAGAAGAGGTCGGCCGTATACTTGACGAAATAACTGAGAAGTCCCGTGGCAAAATTGTTTTTGAAGAATTTTTAAATCCATCCCCCGCTGTTCTCAAAGTGAAACTGGATAACTTTAATGATATACTAGTTGCAGACTTTGAACTTTACAAACGCGTAAAACATATCTTGGAACCGTACAAGTCTTCTAAAAAGATAGAGTATTTATCCGATCTGTCGGAGAAGATACTCCGAAGGATTCCTCTCGAAGTTGTCGATAGATTTCGAGAGTATTATGAAATAGAGTTCGAAAATGCAAAAGAATCACCTACTAAGCGTATTCTTGATATGTTTGGAGCAATATTAGGGCTCGTGTTTTTTGCACCGATCATACTAATCGCGGCGGTTGCGATTTTAATTGAGGATGGTCCACCCGTAGTTTTCAAGCAACTCAGAGTTGGAAAAAACAATAAGGAGTTCATGATTGTCAAACTCCGGAGTATGAAAAAACAAACCGATGGCCAAGCTCGGTTTGCAGACCAAGAAAAGGATCGAATACTCAAAATAGGCAAGATAATACGTCCCACCAGGATAGATGAAGCACTTCAGTTCTGGAACATTCTGAAGGGTGATATGAGTCTCGTCGGTCCCAGGCCAGAGCAAATACCGTTTGTCAGGGAGTTTGAGCAGAAGATTCCGTACTATTCCTACCGCCACAAACTCAAACCAGGTCTCACAGGATGGGCTCAGATAATGTACCAATACAGCTCAACGCTTGAAGAGGTTAAAAGAAAACTTGAGTACGATTTGTACTACATAAAGAACCGCTCAACACTCATGGACCTAAGAATAATTCTCCAGACGATAGAAGCGGTATTTTGGAGAAGAGGGGCTAAATGA